Genomic DNA from Effusibacillus pohliae DSM 22757:
TGGCGGACTAACCGGAACCACCTTGGTGAAATCGGCCACCGGAGTAACCATCGCCGATGCCATGGCCAGATTGCAGAAAAAATTTTCGAGGAGGATCTTTTGGGGCCACATGAAGGTGCTGGTGATCGGCGAGGATCTGGCAAGGCAGGGCATCGACCATTATTTGGACTTTATGGCCCGTCATCCGGAGTCTCGTTTGCGGACCTTCCTGTTCGTAAGCAGGGGAAAGGCCAGGGACATCCTCGACGTGTTCCAGCCACTTGAAAGCTATTCGGCCGAACAGGCACGGGAACTTGCAAAATTAGGGGTGGGAATGAAGGCAACGGCAAAAGATCTGCTGCAGATGCTGCGCGGGGAAGCGGGAGCGGCTGCGCTTCCTGTGTTGAAAATTTCCCCTGCCAAAGTGGGGGATGAATCTGACCAGCAACCGACTGTCACCCTGGATGGCACCGCCATTTTTAAAAAGGACAAGCTGGTCGGAATCATAGGGGACGAAGAAACCAGGGGGGTTCTGTGGATCCGGAATGAAATCAAACGGGCCATTGTGACAATTGAACCGAAGGAGGCGGATGGACGTGTGGCATTGGAAATGATTCATTTCCGAACGGAACTGATTCCGGAGATTGACAACCAAAAATGGACAATCACCGTGAAAGCGGTCGCGGAAGATGATGTGGCGGAAAACACAACGGTGCTGAATGTGATGGACGAGGATGTTATCAAATTGTTGGAAAAAGAAGCGGAACAGGATCTGGCAGACCGCATCCGGAAGGCGTTGCAGCGGGTGCAACAGGAGATGAAGGTGGACGTTTTAGGATTTGCTGCGGCGTTTAACCGGAAATACCCGAAAGAGTGGGAAGCGGTGAAAGACCGTTGGGATGAGGTGTTTTCCAGCGTGCAGGCACAGGTGCAGACCAAGGTGTACATACGCAGGCCGGGCACGTCCTCGGTGCCTCCCACCGCTCCCAAAAAGGAAGTGGAAAAGAAGGAGCAGGAGATGAAACAGAAAAAGAAAGAAGGGGAACAAAAGTGAAATGGGGTTCTGTGCTGGCTGCAACGGTGGTTGTCGCTTTCATTGTCCTGTATGAGTGGCCGAAGTTGCAACCGAATCAAAAAAGGGAACGGGCCGCTTTTGTGACCGTAACGGCAATCGGGTGGCTGCTTGCTGTATTGCTCATTTTCTTTCCGGATATGCCGAACCCCACCGACCTGGTGGATGCGATTTACAAACCGTTCAGCAAGTTGTTGGAAAAATAAACGGGGAGCGACATCAACCGCTCCCTGATTCTCTTTGCACAGCCGGTTCCAGAACGGTCAGCCTGTTGGCAAACGTGTTCAGATTTACCGTCGCGCCGATTGGGATGGTCGCTTTATATGACCCGTGCGCCGTTTGCAAATTGGTCATCAACGGCTTGCCTAGAGGTACGATCACCTCTTCGATCAAATCCTCATACGATTTTCCGTACGCAATCGGACAACCGGTACATTGACCCATGACGATGCCGATACAATCTCTGAATTTTCCCGCCAATTTTAAACGATTGATGAGCCGGTAGACTTCGTTGATCGGCTCGTGCGTTTCTTCCAGCAGCAAGATTTTGCCTGTTGTATCAATCTCAAAGGGCGTGCCTAGGCTGTCGACAAAAGACGTCAGATTGCCTCCCACGATGGGACCGGTTACGTTTCCCGGCACTCTGCTGACCGAAGGGATGCCGGGCGGATTTTCGATTCGTCTCGGGAAAACGGTGGTTGAGATAGCGGCAAAAAATTGGTCGACATTATAAGCCGGCGTGCCGGGCCTAAAATCGACCAACAGCAAGCCGTGAAATGTGGTCAAGTTTGCATACTGGTAGAGCACGTTCAGCAAAACGGTAATGTCACTGTAACCGGTGACGATTTTCGGATTTTGCCGGACGACGCGCAGATCGAGATAGGGCAAAATCCCTGCGACGCCCACTCCGCCGCGGGTCGGCAGGATCATTTTGACGGCTGGATCCCCAAACATCCGCATCAGATCGGTCGCCCGCTGCTCGTCCGTGCCGGCGAGATAGCCGTCCGCTGCGTATACGGAATCTCCCAATACGACATCGAATCCCAGCATTCGCAGGGTATCGACTCTTGCGTCAATCGTCTTGGCGGGCAAAGGGCTTCCCAATGCGACGATGCCGATCGTATCCCCAGGTTGTAACATCACGGGCTTAACAGCCATAACGTTTCCCTCGACATACCGATTTTAAACCATTGTATTCGGAACGAGGAAAATGATGATTTTTCACCGCATCAATTCAAAATGTTCAGCAAGAAAGTCAGTGTTTTG
This window encodes:
- a CDS encoding S66 peptidase family protein, which translates into the protein MAVKPVMLQPGDTIGIVALGSPLPAKTIDARVDTLRMLGFDVVLGDSVYAADGYLAGTDEQRATDLMRMFGDPAVKMILPTRGGVGVAGILPYLDLRVVRQNPKIVTGYSDITVLLNVLYQYANLTTFHGLLLVDFRPGTPAYNVDQFFAAISTTVFPRRIENPPGIPSVSRVPGNVTGPIVGGNLTSFVDSLGTPFEIDTTGKILLLEETHEPINEVYRLINRLKLAGKFRDCIGIVMGQCTGCPIAYGKSYEDLIEEVIVPLGKPLMTNLQTAHGSYKATIPIGATVNLNTFANRLTVLEPAVQRESGSG
- a CDS encoding Ger(x)C family spore germination protein, whose product is MNILFPEKIRRVIQTLVLCLAMLPVAGCWDRRELNDVLLVVGAGLDRKKDEIELSVQFVLPRATGGGQQSLREGGGGGGGLTGTTLVKSATGVTIADAMARLQKKFSRRIFWGHMKVLVIGEDLARQGIDHYLDFMARHPESRLRTFLFVSRGKARDILDVFQPLESYSAEQARELAKLGVGMKATAKDLLQMLRGEAGAAALPVLKISPAKVGDESDQQPTVTLDGTAIFKKDKLVGIIGDEETRGVLWIRNEIKRAIVTIEPKEADGRVALEMIHFRTELIPEIDNQKWTITVKAVAEDDVAENTTVLNVMDEDVIKLLEKEAEQDLADRIRKALQRVQQEMKVDVLGFAAAFNRKYPKEWEAVKDRWDEVFSSVQAQVQTKVYIRRPGTSSVPPTAPKKEVEKKEQEMKQKKKEGEQK